A segment of the Parasynechococcus marenigrum WH 8102 genome:
CCGCGCCGAGTTCGAGGGCACCACCCATAGCTTCAGCTGCCGTGCCGATCAGACGGTGCTTAACGCTGCTGAGGCTGCCGGCGTCACCCTGCCCAGCTCCTGTTGTTCCGGCGTCTGCACCACCTGCGCTGCGGTGATCAGTGACGGACAGGTGGAGCAACCCGATGCCATGGGCGTGAAGGGAGAGTTGCAGCAGCAGGGTTATGCCCTGCTGTGTGTGGCCTTCCCCCGGGCTGATCTCACCCTCAAGGCCGGCCAGGAGGATGCCCTCTACGAAGCCCAGTTCGGCCAATATCAGAAGTGAAGCTGCGGCGCCTGGAACGGCAGTTGCCCTGGCCGCAGACCGTTCCCCCCCAGCAGTTGCGTCGGTGGCTGGTCCAGCAGCTGGAGCATGAGGCGCCCCTCTTGCGCTGGGCGATCACGGCCGTCTCTGTGGATCCGAGCGGTGACCGGCGCTTGCAGGTGGAAGCTGTCGTTGAAGGATGAATGCCGCCCCGCTGCCGGTGCTGATGCT
Coding sequences within it:
- a CDS encoding 2Fe-2S iron-sulfur cluster-binding protein, with translation MSEVATYTVRAEFEGTTHSFSCRADQTVLNAAEAAGVTLPSSCCSGVCTTCAAVISDGQVEQPDAMGVKGELQQQGYALLCVAFPRADLTLKAGQEDALYEAQFGQYQK